ACTTGGTATCGGGCCTGCAAAACTGAGAGATATCCGGAGTTTAATCGAAGAAACCTATTGTGAATCGATAGGCGCAGAGTTTACGTATATCCGCCACCCTGAAAAGGTGAAGTGGCTAACGGAACACATGGAAGGTACCCGTAACCGACCTAATTTTTCTATCGAGAAAAAGAAGCGGATATTACAGAAATTGAACGAGGCTGTTGTTTTTGAAAGCTTTTTGGGAACGAAGTTTCTTGGTCAGAAGCGTTTTTCGCTTGAAGGGGCAGAAAGTGTTATCCCAGCGCTCGACTCAGTCATCGAAAAAGGAGCCGATTTAGGGATTAAGGAATTTGTGATTGGTATGGCCCATCGTGGACGTTTAAACGTGTTGGCGAATGTTATGGGCAAAACCTATAAAGATATATTTTCCGAGTTCGAGGGCAAAACGGTTGCATCGGCAGGGGAACCTGATTTTGGCGGGGATGTAAAGTATCACTTAGGATTTTCAACGGATATTAAAACAAATGACGGTAAGGATGTTCATTTAAGTTTATGCCCTAACCCGTCCCATTTGGAGGCGGTTGATCCGGTTGTAGAAGGCTTGGTGCGCTCTAAGATTGATATGAAATATGATGGGGATAAGACTCAGATAGCTCCTATTTTAATTCATGGGGATGCAGCTATAGCTGGCCAAGGGATAGTTTATGAAGTGGCACAGATGTCTAAACTTGATGGATATTCTACGGGAGGAACTATACACTTGGTCATTAACAATCAAATAGGTTTTACCACAAATTTTAAGGATGCCCGTTCATCTACGTATTGTACTGACCTGGCCAAGGTTACACTTTCGCCGGTGTTCCATGTAAATGGGGATGACGTAGAAGCGTTAGTGTTTGCTATTAATATGGCTGTTGAATACCGTCAACGTTACCATACAGACGTTTATATCGACATCCTATGTTACCGACGTTATGGTCATAATGAGGCTGATGAGCCAAAATTTACTCAGCCAAAATTATATAAGGCGATAGCCGGACATCCTAACCCGAGGGAGATTTACAATAAGAAATTACAGGAGCAGGGAAGTGTGGACGCCAATTTGGCAAAAGAAATGGAAAAGGACTTTAAAGCCTTATTACAGCAACGGTTGGATGAATCAAAAGAGGCGGAAACCTTATCCGATGTTAATCCAATGTTCTCCGGTGCTTGGAAAGGTTTGAAGCCGGCTAAATATGAAGATATCTTTAAACCTGCTGCTACAGCGGTAGACAGAGCAAGGTTTCTGGAAATTGCCAAAAAGATTACCACGCTTCCCAAGGATAAAAAATTCTTTGGAAAGACGGCAAGGCTTTTTGAAGCAAGGAGCAAAATGATCACCGAAGACGCTTACGATTGGGCGATGGGTGAATTGATGGCTTATGGTACCCTGCTGGAAGAAGGATCCAGGGTACGTATTTCAGGTCAGGATGTAGAACGTGGTACCTTTTCGCATCGCCATGCGGTAATAACCCTCGAAGATTCGGAAGAGGAATATATTCCATTGCGATCTATTAAAGACAAAGACGGTGAGGTAAAATTCGATATTTATAATTCATTGTTATCTGAATATGGTGTTTTGGGATTTGAGTATGGTTATGCGCTGGCAAACCCGCAATGTTTAACGGTATGGGAAGCTCAGTTTGGAGACTTCTTTAACGGTGCACAGATTGTGATCGATCAGTACCTGTCGAGCGCAGAAACTAAATGGAAACGCTCTAATGGTCTGGTTATGCTTCTGCCTCATGGTTATGAAGGGCAGGGGCCTGAACACTCCTCGGGCCGGATTGAGCGATTCTTGGAAGCCTGTGCCGAAAATAATATACAGGTGGCCAATTGTACTACACCAGCTAACTTTTTCCACCTGTTAAGACGGCAGTTACATCGTGATTTCAGGAAGCCATTGATTGTGTTTACACCAAAAAGCTTGTTAAGACATCCTAAGGTAGTGAGTAAATTGACTGATTTTACCAAAGGCCAGTTTCAGGAAATTATTGATGATACCTACGTAAAAAATACGGATGTGAAAAGGGTGTTACTCTGTAGCGGGAAAGTATACTACGATCTTTTGCAAAAACAACAAGATGATAAGCGTAAAGACGTGGCCATTGTTAGGGTAGAACAGCTGTATCCTTCGCCAACTGATAAAATACGGGCTATCCGGTATAAATATAAAAATGCTACGAAGTTTTTCTGGGTACAGGAAGAGCCAGAGAATATGGGGGCATGGCCATATATATGCCGTAAATATCGTAGAACAAGTGTAGAGCTGGATGTGATTTCCCGCAGGGAAAGCAGCAGTACAGCTACAGGCTATTCAAAACAACATAATGCGCAACAGCTTTCATTGATTAGTAGGGCTTTTGCCGATGATAGTGCAGGAACGGAAGCCAAAAAGCAGGTAAAAAAAACAACTAAAGTAGCATCTAAAGTAGATTAACAATAAAAATATTATGGGAGTAGAAATAAAAGTTCCTACCGTTGGCGAGTCGATAACAGAGGTTACCTTGTCGCAATGGTTAAAAAATGATGGTGACTATGTAGAAATGGATGAAAACCTGGCCGAATTAGAGTCAGATAAAGCAACTTTTGAACTTCCGGCTGAGAAAGCCGGTATTCTGAAAATTGTTGCTCAAGAAGGTGATACTTTAGAGATCGGCGCTGTGGTGTGTATCATTGAAGAAGGAGAGGCTGGTGATTCCAAACCGTCGACCAAAGAAGAAACGTCTGTTGCTGATGCAAAAGAGGAGAAGCAGCCTGAAGGGAAAAATGATGGTGACGAGGAGAAGGAAGAAAATTATGCCGCAGGGACTCCGTCTCCGGCTGCTGCGAAGATATTGAAAGAAAAAGGTATTGATCCTAAGGAGGTTAAAGGTACTGGAAAAGATGGTCGCATTACCAAAGAGGATGCATTGAAGGCGGAAAAAACTGCCGAAAAGAAAAGTGAGCAACCTAAAGCTACAACCGATACTACTCCCAGGGAATCGAGTCAAAAACCAGTGGCTGGTGCTCGTGAAGAACGTCGGGAGAAAATGTCATCGCTTCGCAAGACGATCGCAAAACGCTTGGTTTCTGTAAAAAACGAAACCGCTATGTTGACTACTTTCAACGAAGTCGACATGAAGCCGATCATGGATTTACGTGCGAAATATAAGGACAAATTCAAAGATAAATATGGTATAGGCTTAGGCTTCATGTCTTTCTTCACAAAGGCAGTAACCACCGCCTTGGCAGAATGGCCGGCGGTTAATGCACGTATAGACAATAATGAAATCGTTTATAGCGACTTTGCTGATATTTCCATCGCTGTCTCTGCGCCGAAAGGCCTGGTAGTGCCTGTGGTAAGGAACGCAGAATCGCTTTCGCTCGACGAAATTGAGAAAGCCATACGTGA
This Olivibacter sp. SDN3 DNA region includes the following protein-coding sequences:
- the odhB gene encoding 2-oxoglutarate dehydrogenase complex dihydrolipoyllysine-residue succinyltransferase; protein product: MGVEIKVPTVGESITEVTLSQWLKNDGDYVEMDENLAELESDKATFELPAEKAGILKIVAQEGDTLEIGAVVCIIEEGEAGDSKPSTKEETSVADAKEEKQPEGKNDGDEEKEENYAAGTPSPAAAKILKEKGIDPKEVKGTGKDGRITKEDALKAEKTAEKKSEQPKATTDTTPRESSQKPVAGAREERREKMSSLRKTIAKRLVSVKNETAMLTTFNEVDMKPIMDLRAKYKDKFKDKYGIGLGFMSFFTKAVTTALAEWPAVNARIDNNEIVYSDFADISIAVSAPKGLVVPVVRNAESLSLDEIEKAIRDLATKARDNKLTIEEMTGGTFTITNGGVFGSMMSTPIINAPQSAILGMHNIVERPVAINGEVVIRPMMYIALSYDHRIVDGRESVSFLVRVKELLEDPARLLLGI
- a CDS encoding 2-oxoglutarate dehydrogenase E1 component — translated: MDRFSYLSNADSSYVESLYKAYKEDPDSVDFGWQKFFEGFEFGEQAEGGKPVEGGDISEHSLKEINVLNMINGYRDRGHLFTKTNPVRERRPYFPGKELETFGLSEADMDTVFNAGVELGIGPAKLRDIRSLIEETYCESIGAEFTYIRHPEKVKWLTEHMEGTRNRPNFSIEKKKRILQKLNEAVVFESFLGTKFLGQKRFSLEGAESVIPALDSVIEKGADLGIKEFVIGMAHRGRLNVLANVMGKTYKDIFSEFEGKTVASAGEPDFGGDVKYHLGFSTDIKTNDGKDVHLSLCPNPSHLEAVDPVVEGLVRSKIDMKYDGDKTQIAPILIHGDAAIAGQGIVYEVAQMSKLDGYSTGGTIHLVINNQIGFTTNFKDARSSTYCTDLAKVTLSPVFHVNGDDVEALVFAINMAVEYRQRYHTDVYIDILCYRRYGHNEADEPKFTQPKLYKAIAGHPNPREIYNKKLQEQGSVDANLAKEMEKDFKALLQQRLDESKEAETLSDVNPMFSGAWKGLKPAKYEDIFKPAATAVDRARFLEIAKKITTLPKDKKFFGKTARLFEARSKMITEDAYDWAMGELMAYGTLLEEGSRVRISGQDVERGTFSHRHAVITLEDSEEEYIPLRSIKDKDGEVKFDIYNSLLSEYGVLGFEYGYALANPQCLTVWEAQFGDFFNGAQIVIDQYLSSAETKWKRSNGLVMLLPHGYEGQGPEHSSGRIERFLEACAENNIQVANCTTPANFFHLLRRQLHRDFRKPLIVFTPKSLLRHPKVVSKLTDFTKGQFQEIIDDTYVKNTDVKRVLLCSGKVYYDLLQKQQDDKRKDVAIVRVEQLYPSPTDKIRAIRYKYKNATKFFWVQEEPENMGAWPYICRKYRRTSVELDVISRRESSSTATGYSKQHNAQQLSLISRAFADDSAGTEAKKQVKKTTKVASKVD